The following nucleotide sequence is from Cucumis melo cultivar AY chromosome 1, USDA_Cmelo_AY_1.0, whole genome shotgun sequence.
TACAAAAAAATATTCTCCCAAAATTATACACATCATCTCAAACACCTctaaacaaaaaataacaataacttTCAAAACGTTTAAACCTAATCTTAAAACTCAAGGTCTGGTACAAGTGAGGTTGTTATTTGAACTTATTCTTAGATGATGAACGTGGTATGTGCACACATGCACATACATGCCTTTGCTCTTGACAACATTTTTACTCTTTTCCCAAAGACCAGTTTAAACACCTCCAGaaataataacgataaagaaACGCAGTTGCATTGAGGGACAAAATAAAAAACAGAagcaataaaagaaaagaattttattatagattattattattattatatggaACATAAAAAAGGGGAACTAGAATCTAGTTTGCTTTACTGGTTTGGACAagcaataataaaaatataccTGGAGCACAATCACAAGGCAGAAATAACAAATAGAAACCAAGTTTAAGGCAACCAAATCAAATGCCATCCATCCATAACCAATCAAAAGCATCAAACGGAGAGGCTGGCTACACCCGCCAACACAACGCCGGCCAACTGAGACTGTTTAAGGCTTCCACAGAATGGTTGTTTCGGCGATCATGGAAGTGACGACGTAAGGATCCATGTTTGAAGCTGGCCTTCGATCCTCGAAGTAGCCTGTATAGAGATTTGTTTGAAAAggaattttaaactttgatCTTCAAAGGGCGATGGAGGGaataatggaaataaaggttTCAAAGTAACTTGCCTTTGCCGGCCTTTTCAGTGTCACGGCCAACACGAACGGAGGCTCCTCTGTTTGCAACTCCCTGCAATTTTTCATCATAACACGTTTAGTTTTAGAATAttagaataaaattaaaaatgctAGAGACCTTTCTTCTGTTTTTAGGTTGTAGAATATCTTGTTTCAAGGTTTATTTTAGTCTGAGAATTATTAGTCCTAGAGCTGAATAATAGACATTTAAaggttcaataaaaaaaatataacaagttAGAAAGCTCAATGACTAAAATGTAGATttagagatgaaaaaaaaagttagaagtGTTCAAATATAGCGATATGATCACAGAGTATACATATGCAACAAAATGCTGAAATTAAATAGAGAAAATAAAGGGGGCTGAACAACATACCCAAGAGAAGGTATTGATATCGGCAGTCTCGTGGCGGCCAGTCAACCTCCTCTCGTTGCCTTCTCCATAGGCAGCAATATGCTCTTTATGGCGCAAACTCAACTTGTCGATGGCCTTCTTGATCACATCAATACCACCATCGTTTCTCATTGATTTGGTACTGAGGCAAACCaaaaataaaacacaaaaaaGATTTCAGATGATATGCTCAACTCAGATTATTACAGAACAGAACaatcaaaacaaaaattcaatGAAGAAAACAAGACCTGTAATTGGTGTGCGCACCAGCGCCATTCCAATCGCCCTGATTGATATTCAAACGATATGCCACAACTCAAATGATTCAATATGTAAGCACACAAGACCAACATAAAAGTAAGGAATTTAGCACACACCTGAATTGGCTTTGGGTCGAAGGTGACAACGACTCCAGCGATTTCCGTGATCCTCTGTTTCAACCACAAATCGAGGTTATTTTTATGTATTAAACATAACCCTATCGTAAAATAAGTATAGTATTTTAATAGTTGAATTAAAGCATACCTCGAGGATGTAACGGGACATCCATAGCTGATCACCAGAAGCAATACCAACGGCAGGACCGACTTGGTATTCCCACTGTCcacccacaaaaaaaaaaaaaaaagaattgtttATTTAAGGGAGAGAAAATAATCGCGTAATTATGcgtgttttttttatataggaTATTATGATGGAGACGCACCTGTCCGGGCATGACTTCACCATTGATTCCACTAATGTTGATTCCGGCATAAAGGCAGGCCTTATAGTGAGAGTCCACAATATCTCGACCGAAGGCCTTATCTGCTCCGGTACCACAGTAGTAAGGGCCCTGCACAGGTTAATTAGATAAACGCTTTAACAAAGGACATTATATTAAATTTCCAACACCTCCAGGTTTTTGGATGAAAATCCTAGTTTAACAATATGTTAATCTTATGATTAATTAAACGTTCTTAACAAGTTTTGGGTCCTAATACTTCGTTCAAAGCATTTTACAACTATTTATGCTCTGGACTTCTCAATCAATAAACAGGATATTTTCGAGTGGATAGTACTCGTGTCCTCAAATACTTTTAAGGTAGCCTTAGTTAttctttacattttttaattctaaaaacaaaGATGATTGAATTTTGTTTCTCCAATACTTGTTGTtctaagtttttcttttaaattattgtACATGATTTGGCAATAAAATATCTTCACAGTTGGTGAAGAGGAGAGCTTTGATGACGATGAACAAACAGAAACTAGGGTACCTGTGGGCCTGGGAAGCCACCGACTGGCCAACCGAGGGGCCAGTGAATATCCTTTTGGAGGAGAGTGTATTCCTGTTCAATTCCATACCTGTTCCCACCATCAAAATATATCTAAGAAATGAATGATACAGCTGAACCAGGAAAAGCTGTAAAAGCTGTATGTTTGTATCTAAATTTGATTTGCTTAATAGTTATAATGATAAATTTATCATAAAATAGTATTTggtgaaaaataaataatatttagaaTAAGACAGCTGAAAAAGGAAGTGGAAATTATCATGTGGAAGTGGAACACAAAAGAAAAGGAACGGATCAGAGACGTCGGATCAAAGTTTGAAGAGGCAGGACTGTGTGAATTCGAAGTGCTTACTTTAGAGCTGAAATGTGATAAAATAAGttattgtgaaaaaaaaaaagcacgcATGGGATGTTGGTGAGGCGCCTACCTAAGATGCAAGCTTTAGCTAACACATGGGACCAATATTTTTTTGGACATATAGTTAATTTAATGCGCAGAATTGCAAATTGCTACCTActaaaattattaaaagtgGCATCATAGCACGGAGGACTTTCCAGTCAAAAGTTGACGGTGGACCTATTTTAATGACTAATCTAATTCAACATTTATCACACCCTTGTAACAATTACCAATTTTATATTCGAACACCAAACCcattcatgaaaaaaaaaaaaagtcacagCTACCAAGTTCCCAAACCATGGGGAGTGGAGAAGTGTTCATGaagtaaaataagaaaaagtagaaatggcttctatttcaatatttttgaaaaacgtGATGGAATATTTAGTAAAAGTCAACATCTTTTTTTAACTCTGAAAAGACCATTCCCCAGGTTTTGATTATAAAATGTGAAGAGAATGGTTGAAAACAAATTTGTTCCCTTCGAATTAAGGAATCAAACCCCATCTACTAATTGGAAATGGGAATGAACAGATAGAAACCAACCGGAATAAAAAGTTCGTAAAATAAGAATTAATTGAACTGCAATCATGGTATTAGAATTTCATCACACATGTGACATAACCAATGAAATTTCCACAATCTACTGAATATGAAATGTGAAAAGTCAACATTATTTCTTACTTTGAAAATACCATTCCAATTTTTTATCATGCCTGCTGATTGGAAATGGGAATGAATAAAAGGGTATAAAAATTCCATCCATGTGACATTTccacatttaattttattagattACAACTATGGAAAttagcattttttttaatatcaaatATCATAAAAGTacataaacattttaaaaaaaagtaataaagttgccaaatataatataaaataataaataattaaactggtttgaaaagtataaaaaaattatcttcataatttaaaattttccttttcattATTTTTCAGACTCACGACAATAAATTTCCATCTACAATTCCACGTTTTGATAATTTAAGATGTCGCATAAATAtactaaaaatagaaaaattattgtaagGGACAAAATgctaaaaatatatacaaaatattGCTGTACttaaaaataatttagttttatttatttaaaaaataatattatttaaataataataagatgtttatttatttaaaaaatagtaaaaggtGTATTTAGTCAAAAAT
It contains:
- the LOC103499973 gene encoding glutamine synthetase nodule isozyme-like, translated to MSLLSDLINLNLTDTTEKIIAEYVWIGGSGLDLRSKARTLPGPVTDPAKLPKWNYDGSSTNQAPGDNSEVIIYPQAVFKDPFRRGNNILVMCDAYTPAGEPIPTNKRFNAAKIFSNPDVVAEEPWYGIEQEYTLLQKDIHWPLGWPVGGFPGPQGPYYCGTGADKAFGRDIVDSHYKACLYAGINISGINGEVMPGQWEYQVGPAVGIASGDQLWMSRYILERITEIAGVVVTFDPKPIQGDWNGAGAHTNYSTKSMRNDGGIDVIKKAIDKLSLRHKEHIAAYGEGNERRLTGRHETADINTFSWGVANRGASVRVGRDTEKAGKGYFEDRRPASNMDPYVVTSMIAETTILWKP